The Anoplopoma fimbria isolate UVic2021 breed Golden Eagle Sablefish chromosome 1, Afim_UVic_2022, whole genome shotgun sequence region tcatttactaaatgaacatcatgctgtattgaagaagacttggaactagagattgagaccatacacACTGAGACTtgtatacaatcagaggagtcgccccctgatggacattagagagaatgcaggtttaaggcccTTCTGCTTTGGCTTTACTTTACAGAATTAGATGTTGCGCCTGATATTAGAAATATAGGTTGTGCTATAATCTTGGTAGGATGGATTAATACTTCTGCGTTAGGGGGTTACATTATAACTAGAGAGGATACACTACTGTTCAAAGGTTTCAGTcgttattttgatgtttttatctttCCTTCAACGATTACCATTTTAacaccaaatgttttatttcctttttaatatattttaagaacTAATATTTTGTTGGGCCCTGCTGCTACTGTTAGTTGTGGCCACATTCACTGTTGGATGCAGGAGGAGATCTCTCTTTCAGCTGAGCAAGAGTTATACAACACTGCATGATGCAACACAGCTAATATGATAGCCTCCTCTATTTAGACTCTCCATTCCCTCAAAGGTCAGCACTGCCACGACCTTTAGTAAGTGCCAGATGTACTTAAATTGTAATTACAGTGATATTTGCCGGTACAAGTTTCACAAATGTCTCAACCTTCCCTATTACATTTTGTACGTTGGAAACACTGACCACCCTTGTTCATATTTAGGTGGCATAAATAATGGTCACATACCACTGATCACTATGGTTAAACTCTTTTTATTTGGATCAGATTTATTAAATGCTCTCTGCTACGTTATCTCTCCGATTGAACAAAAGTGCAGGATCTATGTTAACATTATCTATGTCCTTGTCATTTTGTCCGCAGGGCCAGTGCTGCTAGACGAGTTTGTGGAATGGCAGAAAGCTTGGTCGGCATCGTAGCAAATGACTTCActatgccaaaaaaaaaaaggagaaggagggagagaaaacaaatacCACAAAACACTGCAGGAACCTCTATCgttgagggggggaaaaaaacaaaactgcagttTCAGATCTCACTTTGACAGACTTTAACaattcacacacaaatatggACGACAGAATCATCCCTTTGTGAGAAACAGGCCTCTCTCTCGGAGTCGACTTTTTATAGTGTTAATTtcgagaaaagaaaatgttcttaGGAtaagaagacaaacacaaaaaatgaactGAGACAAGAGTTGTGGAATTTACGTTTTCTTAATAactattttttccattttttttgtcttgtttatagatgttttcacagtaataaaaaggaaatggaaGTATAACGAGCCGCTTCTTAATAATCTGTACAACACTTAAGTACACATGGGATTTCATGGTCATTTGTAATCGATGCAGTATCTGGGCGTCCTCATTAGACTTTATGACGGTTGAGCCCTGTTCAGATGCTGGTTTAGTGAAAACTTGGTTAGCCAAGAGATGGTTAGTTTTCCGAAAAGAGGGCTAACTTAAACTCTGGCATGTTTTGTTTAACAAACCCTAAATTGCACAACACTTGATTTATCTAATAACATGACTTCTGAAGGTCCCCAgatcttaaatcatttttatttatttttaatttgaaaatacgtttttattttatttcacgaAACcaatttttactattttgtacGGTCCATTGcataaaatccaaataaaaatcCATTTTAATTCCAGGATGTAATGCACCAAAATAGGGGAAAAACACTCGTTGCCATGGTAATCAGATACCGAAGCTCAACTCAGAGTTGATTGAACAAACTCCGCCTAACCCTGAGTTGATGAACATCTGAGAATTTGTTAAACCTGATTCCTGAACCAGAAAATGTTAATGCTGGAAAccattttaattcaatgttgGGCATGTTGGGGCAAACACTTCCTGTTGCTATCACTtgcatacatttatatttgaagACGTCtgctgtaaaagggtctatatCTCCATGTGGAAGTGTGGCctatcctccctctctcccctcccggTCTCCATCGTGTCCAGCGGCCCTGCTGAAGCAGCGGCCATGATGGCGTTGAGGCGTGTCAGCGACAGGGAGCGCTGCTTAAGCTTGGGGGCGGGGCCTTGCTCGTCGGGTGCGGCGTCCGGTAGGTGACCATATCTCTGGCCTTCCTCGTCGTACTGGTACAGACGGATGACGCGGCTACGGCGGCCCGGGGAGGACAAATtgtctccccttcctcctcctgcgATACCAGTTCCATTTGTGTCCTCATGTTTCCCACTGCCTGTCTCGTCGTCTTCGCTGCTAACGtctgtctctccatcctcctctctcgtCTTCTTTTCTCCATCGtctacctcctcttcctccctcttcgcatctctccctttcttctcatcctcctcactttctctcctctcccctccatcCTCTTTGCTACTAATATCTTGATCAcctgcctcctccacctcttccccCTGTCTCCATTCCTCATTTTCTTCCCTTCCGTCTTTCTCCTCTACGTCCTCATTGCACCTTTCCTCATCTGTTTCACTTCgactccctccatcctccaggTAGAACCCACTGaactctctttcttcctttgcCTCCCTATCACACCCTTTATTCCTTTCCTTCTGACTTTCTCctgccgccgcctcctccttcATGTAATCACATCCTTCCAGATAGGCCGTGGTgttctgctcctcctgctgtcGATTTTGCCGAA contains the following coding sequences:
- the LOC129095989 gene encoding RNA polymerase II-associated factor 1 homolog, encoding MTTSPGTTPPPVKPQRSFRQNRQQEEQNTTAYLEGCDYMKEEAAAGESQKERNKGCDREAKEEREFSGFYLEDGGSRSETDEERCNEDVEEKDGREENEEWRQGEEVEEAGDQDISSKEDGGERRESEEDEKKGRDAKREEEEVDDGEKKTREEDGETDVSSEDDETGSGKHEDTNGTGIAGGGRGDNLSSPGRRSRVIRLYQYDEEGQRYGHLPDAAPDEQGPAPKLKQRSLSLTRLNAIMAAASAGPLDTMETGRGEREDRPHFHMEI